From the Streptomyces pluripotens genome, one window contains:
- the rpmB gene encoding 50S ribosomal protein L28, translated as MAANCDVCGKGPGFGNNISHSHRRTSRRWNPNIQRVRTVVGGTPKRVNACTSCIKAGKVSR; from the coding sequence GTGGCTGCCAACTGCGACGTCTGCGGCAAGGGGCCGGGCTTCGGCAACAACATCTCGCACTCGCACCGCCGTACGTCTCGCCGCTGGAACCCGAACATCCAGCGTGTGCGTACCGTGGTCGGCGGGACGCCGAAGCGCGTGAACGCCTGCACCTCGTGCATCAAGGCCGGCAAGGTCTCGCGCTGA
- a CDS encoding DAK2 domain-containing protein, producing the protein MAQVPQTFFDALAVRTWCGLALRALGRARAEIDAINVYPVADGDTGTNLYMTWESAVTAVEAVFEGYETGCGEPSLADAVHAMAHGALIGARGNSGTILAQLLRGMAQVLAADDAGREPPHLEGGRLRLALRRAADSARQAVAHPVEGTVLTVASAAANAAERAEGDCAAVARAAYEGARAALAATPGQLAVLQQAGVVDAGGRGLVAVLGSLVEAFTGEAVREVPKVPEPVAGGHAPVTVPGAGLCVAAAEAGGPAFEVIYLLEAGDTAVARLRERLDALGESLVVVGGDGLWNVHVHVDDAGAAVEAGVEAGRPYRIKITHFGLGDVHTGAERPTRERAQRAVVAVVPGEGLAGLYTEAGATTVLARPGEPPASGELVQAVRRAHAREVVLLPNDAELRHTAAAAAEQARAEGIRVALIPTRSAVQGIAALAVHEAARRFDEDVVQMTSAAGATRYAEVVVAEHQSWTTAGICQAGDVLGLIDGDVAVIGPDVTATAETVLDRMLQAGGELVTLVIGDDAPETIARHLQARVRESYLAVDTVVYQGGRQGALLLIGVE; encoded by the coding sequence GTGGCGCAGGTGCCGCAGACATTCTTCGATGCTCTCGCGGTGCGCACCTGGTGCGGTCTGGCCCTGCGGGCACTGGGCCGGGCCCGCGCCGAGATCGACGCGATCAACGTCTACCCGGTCGCGGACGGTGACACCGGAACGAACCTCTACATGACGTGGGAGTCGGCGGTGACGGCCGTGGAGGCCGTGTTCGAAGGGTACGAGACGGGCTGCGGGGAGCCGTCCCTCGCGGACGCGGTGCACGCCATGGCCCACGGGGCACTCATCGGGGCCCGGGGCAACTCCGGGACGATCCTCGCGCAGCTGCTGCGTGGGATGGCGCAGGTGCTCGCCGCCGACGACGCCGGGCGCGAGCCGCCGCACCTGGAAGGCGGGCGGCTGAGGCTGGCCCTGCGCCGGGCCGCCGACTCCGCCCGGCAGGCCGTGGCCCACCCCGTCGAGGGCACGGTGCTCACTGTCGCCTCGGCCGCCGCCAACGCAGCGGAGCGGGCCGAGGGCGACTGTGCGGCAGTCGCGCGGGCGGCCTACGAGGGTGCGCGAGCGGCTCTGGCGGCCACACCGGGTCAGCTGGCCGTGCTGCAACAGGCCGGGGTGGTCGACGCCGGCGGACGGGGGCTGGTGGCGGTGCTGGGGTCCCTGGTGGAGGCGTTCACGGGGGAAGCGGTGCGTGAGGTCCCGAAGGTCCCGGAGCCCGTTGCAGGTGGTCACGCGCCCGTGACCGTCCCCGGCGCCGGGCTGTGCGTCGCCGCCGCCGAGGCCGGCGGGCCCGCCTTCGAGGTGATCTATCTCCTGGAGGCAGGCGACACGGCAGTGGCCCGGCTCCGTGAGCGACTCGACGCCCTCGGGGAGTCCCTCGTCGTGGTCGGCGGCGACGGACTGTGGAACGTGCACGTGCACGTTGACGACGCAGGCGCCGCCGTGGAAGCGGGTGTGGAGGCCGGGCGGCCGTACCGGATCAAGATCACCCACTTCGGCCTTGGCGATGTGCACACTGGGGCTGAGCGACCGACGCGCGAGCGCGCCCAGCGTGCGGTCGTCGCCGTCGTGCCAGGTGAGGGGCTGGCCGGCCTGTACACCGAAGCGGGCGCCACCACCGTCCTCGCGCGCCCCGGGGAGCCGCCCGCCAGCGGCGAACTGGTGCAGGCGGTACGGCGTGCCCACGCACGCGAGGTCGTGCTGCTGCCCAACGACGCCGAGCTGCGTCACACAGCCGCCGCCGCGGCCGAGCAGGCCCGCGCCGAGGGCATCCGCGTGGCCCTGATCCCGACCCGGTCGGCCGTCCAGGGCATCGCCGCGCTCGCCGTGCACGAGGCCGCGCGCCGGTTCGACGAGGACGTCGTCCAGATGACCTCGGCGGCGGGCGCCACCCGGTACGCCGAGGTCGTCGTCGCCGAACACCAGTCCTGGACGACGGCTGGCATCTGCCAGGCCGGGGACGTCCTGGGCCTGATCGACGGCGATGTGGCGGTGATCGGCCCGGACGTCACCGCAACCGCCGAGACCGTCCTGGACCGCATGCTCCAGGCCGGCGGCGAGCTGGTCACCCTCGTCATCGGCGACGATGCGCCCGAGACGATCGCCAGACACCTCCAGGCACGCGTGCGCGAGTCCTACCTGGCCGTGGACACGGTGGTGTACCAGGGTGGCCGGCAGGGAGCACTGCTGCTCATCGGCGTGGAATAG
- a CDS encoding HSP90 family protein, translated as MDSQTSQSSQSSHTPHTPHTFQVDLRGLVDLLSHHLYSSPRVYLRELLQNAVDAITARRAVEPDAPALVRLHAVDGGLRVEDSGIGLTESDVHNLLATIGRSSKRAEGLQEARSDFLGQFGIGLLACFVVAERIRVVSRSARTPDARPVEWTALDDGSYTVRTLPSAERPEPGTTVYLSARAGAAEWLAPERVRTLARDFGSLLPYDVRLGGERITDLPAPWDRAYPSPATRRVALARHCHELFGFTPLDSIDLDVPLAGVRGVAYVLPSAVSPAQRATHRVHLKGMLLTERAEQLLPDWAFFVRCVLDTDSLRPTASRESLYEDETLAAVREALGERIRSWLTGLAAGDPERLAAFLAVHHLGVKSLARHDGDMLRTMLPWLPFETTDGQLSLEEFAQRHPVVHFTRTVEEYRQVAPIASAQGVGVVNGGYTYDSELVEALPRVRPTTVVAELDADTVTAHLDAVDPGEELALSGFLAAARAKLDPLGCDVVLRAFHPLSVPALHLDDRAARHEQARATAEEEADDLWAGILGSLRGSAPRARLVLNHLNPLVRRIGSLRDPELIGTATESLYGQALLMAQRPLRPADSALLNRAFIGLLEWATHGEEDGR; from the coding sequence ATGGACTCCCAGACCTCACAGTCATCCCAGTCATCTCATACACCTCATACACCTCATACATTCCAGGTCGACCTGCGCGGTCTGGTGGACCTGCTGTCCCACCACCTCTACTCCAGCCCCAGGGTCTATCTGCGCGAACTGCTGCAGAACGCCGTGGACGCCATCACCGCCCGACGGGCGGTGGAGCCGGACGCCCCGGCCCTGGTCCGGCTCCACGCGGTCGACGGCGGCCTACGGGTGGAGGACAGCGGCATCGGGCTCACCGAGTCGGACGTGCACAACCTGCTGGCAACCATCGGCCGCAGCTCCAAACGGGCCGAAGGCCTGCAGGAGGCGCGGTCGGACTTCCTCGGCCAGTTCGGCATCGGACTGCTCGCCTGCTTCGTGGTCGCCGAGCGGATCAGAGTGGTCAGCCGCAGCGCCCGTACACCCGACGCCCGACCGGTGGAATGGACGGCCCTCGACGACGGGTCGTACACCGTGCGCACCTTGCCCAGTGCGGAGCGGCCCGAGCCGGGCACGACCGTGTACCTGTCCGCGCGGGCCGGGGCGGCCGAGTGGCTGGCACCCGAGCGGGTCCGCACCCTGGCCCGGGACTTCGGTTCCCTGCTTCCGTACGACGTCCGGTTGGGCGGGGAGCGGATCACGGACCTGCCCGCGCCCTGGGACCGCGCGTATCCGAGTCCCGCCACGAGACGGGTGGCACTGGCTCGGCACTGCCACGAGCTGTTCGGGTTCACACCATTGGACTCGATCGACCTGGACGTGCCGCTGGCCGGTGTCCGCGGGGTGGCCTATGTGCTGCCGTCCGCGGTCAGCCCGGCCCAGCGGGCCACCCACCGGGTGCACCTGAAGGGCATGCTGCTGACCGAACGGGCCGAACAGCTGCTCCCCGACTGGGCATTCTTCGTGCGCTGTGTGCTGGACACCGACAGCCTGCGGCCCACGGCCTCGCGCGAGTCGCTGTACGAGGACGAGACGCTCGCAGCCGTGCGGGAGGCGCTCGGCGAAAGGATCCGGTCTTGGCTGACCGGACTCGCCGCCGGCGATCCGGAACGGCTGGCAGCCTTCCTGGCGGTCCACCACCTGGGGGTGAAGTCCCTCGCCCGGCACGACGGCGACATGTTGCGCACGATGCTGCCGTGGCTGCCCTTCGAGACCACCGACGGGCAGCTGTCCCTGGAAGAGTTCGCCCAGCGGCACCCCGTGGTGCACTTCACACGGACCGTCGAGGAGTACCGGCAGGTCGCGCCGATCGCCTCCGCACAGGGCGTCGGGGTCGTCAACGGCGGTTACACGTACGACAGCGAACTGGTGGAGGCGCTGCCGCGGGTACGGCCCACAACGGTCGTCGCCGAGCTTGACGCGGACACCGTGACCGCACACCTGGACGCGGTCGACCCGGGCGAGGAACTGGCCCTGTCCGGCTTCCTGGCGGCGGCCCGGGCGAAGCTCGACCCCCTCGGTTGCGACGTCGTCCTGCGTGCTTTCCACCCACTGTCCGTGCCCGCGCTGCACCTGGACGACCGGGCGGCCCGGCACGAGCAGGCCCGTGCGACGGCCGAGGAGGAAGCCGACGACCTGTGGGCGGGCATCCTGGGCTCGCTGCGCGGCAGCGCCCCCCGCGCCCGCCTGGTGCTCAACCATCTCAACCCGCTGGTCCGGCGGATTGGTTCACTCAGGGACCCGGAACTGATCGGCACCGCCACCGAGTCGCTGTACGGGCAGGCGCTGCTGATGGCGCAGCGCCCGCTCCGGCCGGCCGACTCGGCGCTGCTCAACCGGGCGTTCATCGGGCTGCTCGAATGGGCGACCCACGGGGAGGAGGACGGACGGTGA
- the recG gene encoding ATP-dependent DNA helicase RecG, with protein sequence MDLVPALEEPPKQPLRQPLKSVLGPATAKVMAEHLGLHTVGDLLHHYPRRYEERGQLTHLADLPMDEHVTVVAQVADARLHAFASAKAPRGKGQRLEVTITDGSGRLQLVFFGNGVHKPHKELLPGTRAMFAGKVSVFNRRLQLAHPAYALLRGDGEEAVETWAGALIPIYPATAKLESWKIAKAVQTVLPSAQDALDPLPGNLREGRGLLPLPEALLKIHQPHTKADIADARTRLKWDEAFVLQVALARRRYADTQLPAVPRVPKPDGILAAFDDRLPFSLTEGQRKVSGEIFADLATDHPMHRLLQGEVGSGKTLVALRAMLAVVDAGGQAVMLAPTEVLAQQHHRSITEMMGELAEGGMLGGAEHATKVVLLTGSMGTAARRQALLDLVTGEAGLVIGTHALIEDKVQFHDLGLVVVDEQHRFGVEQRDALRGKGRQPPHLLVMTATPIPRTVAMTVFGDLETSVLDQLPAGRSPIASHVVPAADKPHFLSRAWERVREEVADGHQAYVVCPRIGDEEDDPKKASRKKSPEDEAEKRPPLAVLDVADDLGKGPLQGLRVEVLHGRMHPDDKDAVMRRFAAGETDVLVATTVIEVGVNVPNATVMVIMDADRFGVSQLHQLRGRVGRGSAPGLCLLVTEVPEATAARQRLGAVASTLDGFELSRIDLEQRREGDVLGQAQSGARSSLRVLAVIEDEEVIAEARQEATTVVAADPGLQRLPGLRTALDALLDEEREQYLEKG encoded by the coding sequence ATGGATCTCGTGCCCGCACTGGAAGAACCACCGAAGCAACCCCTGCGACAACCGCTGAAGTCGGTGCTCGGCCCCGCCACTGCGAAGGTGATGGCCGAGCACCTCGGCCTGCACACCGTCGGCGACCTCCTGCATCACTATCCGCGCAGGTACGAGGAGCGCGGTCAGCTCACCCACCTCGCCGACCTGCCCATGGACGAGCACGTCACGGTGGTGGCCCAGGTCGCCGACGCCCGGCTGCACGCCTTCGCCTCGGCCAAGGCGCCGCGCGGCAAGGGCCAGCGCCTCGAAGTCACGATCACCGACGGCAGCGGCCGGCTTCAGCTGGTGTTCTTCGGCAACGGCGTGCATAAGCCCCACAAGGAACTGCTGCCGGGGACCCGCGCGATGTTCGCCGGAAAGGTCTCGGTCTTCAACCGCCGACTCCAACTCGCTCACCCTGCCTATGCGTTGCTCCGCGGCGACGGCGAGGAGGCGGTCGAGACATGGGCCGGTGCCCTGATCCCCATCTATCCGGCCACTGCCAAACTGGAGTCCTGGAAGATCGCCAAGGCGGTCCAGACGGTACTGCCCAGCGCGCAAGACGCGCTGGACCCCCTCCCCGGCAACCTCCGTGAGGGCCGCGGCCTGCTGCCCCTGCCCGAGGCCCTACTGAAGATCCACCAACCGCACACCAAGGCGGACATCGCCGACGCCCGCACCCGCCTCAAGTGGGACGAGGCCTTCGTCCTCCAGGTCGCCCTGGCTCGCCGTCGCTACGCCGACACCCAGCTCCCCGCCGTACCCCGCGTCCCGAAGCCGGACGGTATCCTCGCCGCCTTCGACGACCGTCTGCCCTTCAGCCTCACCGAGGGCCAGCGGAAGGTCTCCGGGGAGATCTTCGCCGACCTCGCCACCGACCACCCCATGCACCGGCTGCTACAGGGCGAGGTCGGCTCCGGCAAGACGCTCGTCGCCCTGCGCGCCATGCTCGCCGTGGTGGACGCGGGCGGCCAGGCGGTCATGCTGGCGCCCACTGAGGTTCTCGCTCAGCAACACCACCGCTCGATCACCGAGATGATGGGGGAACTGGCCGAGGGAGGCATGCTGGGCGGCGCCGAGCACGCCACGAAGGTGGTCCTGCTCACCGGCTCGATGGGCACCGCGGCCCGCCGCCAGGCCCTGCTGGACCTGGTCACCGGCGAGGCCGGCCTCGTCATCGGCACCCACGCGTTGATCGAGGACAAGGTGCAGTTCCACGATCTGGGCCTGGTGGTCGTGGACGAGCAGCACCGCTTCGGCGTGGAGCAGCGCGACGCCCTGCGCGGCAAGGGCAGACAACCGCCGCACCTCCTCGTCATGACCGCGACCCCCATCCCGCGCACCGTCGCCATGACGGTCTTCGGTGACCTGGAGACCTCGGTCCTCGACCAGCTCCCGGCCGGCCGCTCCCCGATCGCCAGCCATGTCGTCCCGGCCGCCGACAAGCCCCACTTCCTGTCCCGCGCCTGGGAACGGGTGCGCGAGGAAGTGGCGGACGGTCACCAGGCGTACGTCGTCTGCCCCCGCATCGGCGACGAGGAGGACGACCCGAAGAAGGCGAGCCGGAAGAAGTCCCCGGAGGACGAGGCGGAGAAGCGTCCCCCGCTGGCCGTCCTCGACGTGGCCGACGACCTGGGCAAGGGACCGCTGCAGGGCCTGCGGGTGGAGGTCCTGCACGGCAGGATGCACCCTGACGACAAGGACGCGGTGATGCGCCGCTTCGCGGCGGGCGAGACCGACGTCCTGGTTGCCACCACGGTCATCGAGGTCGGTGTCAACGTCCCCAACGCCACGGTCATGGTGATCATGGATGCCGACCGCTTCGGGGTGTCCCAGCTCCACCAGCTGCGTGGCCGGGTCGGCCGTGGTTCGGCCCCGGGGCTGTGCCTCCTGGTCACCGAGGTGCCCGAGGCCACCGCGGCCCGTCAGCGCCTGGGCGCCGTGGCCTCCACCCTCGACGGTTTCGAACTCTCCCGCATCGACCTGGAGCAGCGCCGGGAGGGAGACGTCCTGGGCCAGGCCCAGTCCGGCGCCCGGTCCAGCCTGCGGGTGCTGGCAGTCATCGAGGACGAGGAGGTCATCGCGGAGGCGCGACAGGAAGCGACGACAGTCGTGGCGGCCGATCCGGGGCTGCAGCGGCTGCCCGGCCTGCGCACGGCCCTGGACGCCCTCCTCGACGAAGAGAGGGAGCAGTACCTGGAGAAGGGCTAG
- the rsmD gene encoding 16S rRNA (guanine(966)-N(2))-methyltransferase RsmD, translating to MTRVIAGTAGGRRLAVPPAGTRPTSDRAREALFSTWQSLLGGPLDGERVLDLYAGSGAVGLEALSRGAAHSLLVEADARAARTVRENVKNLGLAGAEVRAGRAEQVVRAVPPGEPYDLVFLDPPYAVSDDDLREILLTLRTEGWLAGEALVTVERSTRGGEFRWPDGFEAIRARRYGEGTFWYGRAAATCEDAR from the coding sequence ATGACCCGCGTGATCGCCGGCACAGCCGGCGGACGTCGCCTCGCCGTACCGCCGGCAGGCACCCGGCCCACTTCAGACCGCGCACGCGAGGCCCTCTTCTCCACCTGGCAGTCCCTTCTCGGCGGCCCCCTGGACGGCGAACGGGTCCTTGACCTGTACGCGGGCTCAGGAGCCGTGGGCCTGGAAGCCCTGTCCCGGGGCGCAGCCCACTCCCTGCTCGTGGAGGCGGACGCGCGGGCGGCGAGGACGGTCCGGGAAAACGTGAAGAACCTGGGTCTTGCCGGGGCCGAGGTGAGGGCGGGTAGGGCAGAACAGGTCGTCCGGGCCGTACCCCCGGGCGAGCCCTACGACCTCGTCTTCCTGGACCCCCCGTACGCCGTCTCCGACGACGATCTTCGGGAGATTCTGCTCACACTCCGCACGGAGGGCTGGCTCGCCGGGGAAGCCCTCGTCACCGTGGAGCGCAGCACCAGGGGTGGCGAATTCCGTTGGCCGGACGGCTTCGAGGCGATCCGGGCCCGTCGCTACGGCGAGGGAACGTTTTGGTACGGTCGCGCCGCCGCTACGTGCGAAGACGCACGATGA
- the coaD gene encoding pantetheine-phosphate adenylyltransferase: protein MRRAVCPGSFDPITNGHLDIIARASRLYDEVYVAVMINKSKKGLFGVEERIELIREVTADYANVRVEAFHGLLVDFCKQRDIPAIVKGLRAVSDFDYELQMAQMNNGLTGVETLFVPTNPTYSFLSSSLVKEVAAWGGDVSHLVPSQVLEALNERLRKD from the coding sequence GTGCGCCGCGCCGTCTGTCCCGGGTCGTTCGACCCGATCACCAACGGACACCTCGACATCATCGCCCGTGCCTCTCGTCTGTACGACGAGGTCTATGTCGCGGTGATGATCAACAAGTCCAAGAAGGGCCTGTTCGGGGTCGAGGAGCGGATCGAGCTGATCCGCGAGGTGACCGCCGACTACGCCAACGTCCGGGTGGAGGCCTTCCACGGCCTTCTGGTCGACTTCTGCAAGCAGCGCGACATCCCCGCCATCGTCAAGGGCCTGCGTGCCGTCAGCGACTTCGACTACGAACTCCAGATGGCGCAGATGAACAACGGCCTCACCGGCGTCGAAACGCTGTTCGTGCCCACCAACCCCACGTACAGCTTCCTGTCCTCATCCTTGGTCAAGGAAGTCGCGGCCTGGGGTGGTGATGTCTCCCACCTGGTGCCCTCCCAGGTCCTGGAGGCCTTGAACGAGCGCCTGCGCAAGGACTGA
- a CDS encoding ATP synthase F0 subunit B, with the protein MDVQKKLDEIVSAVAGARAMPMSASCVINRAELLAMLEEVRQALPGSLAQAQELIGGREQMVERARLEAERIIGDAHAERGSLISDTEIARRSQAEADRILAEARKEAEEVRAEADDYVDSKLANFEVVLTKTLGSVGRGREKLLGTGPGLDEEGYEDEDAPERSHDPETLRRDADAYVDTKLGAFEAVLAKTLEAVGRGRQKLHGRIATDDLGALADDTTTFQHSSDADYLADLAGLTDTSSGQPVQREPEPSAEPSYEPQPAYGYQQQPDPYAGFPQQSAYDTQQDPYGYQQADPYAYQGYDQQPGYDPQQVHQQQAPQQPQQGYALDETSLFDTGMISAEQLRAYEQGRGL; encoded by the coding sequence GTGGACGTGCAGAAGAAGCTCGACGAGATCGTCTCCGCGGTCGCCGGCGCCCGGGCCATGCCCATGTCGGCGTCCTGTGTGATCAACCGTGCCGAGCTGCTCGCGATGCTGGAAGAGGTGCGCCAGGCACTGCCCGGATCCCTCGCGCAGGCGCAGGAGCTGATCGGTGGCCGCGAGCAGATGGTCGAGCGGGCTCGGCTGGAGGCCGAGCGGATCATCGGCGACGCGCACGCCGAGCGCGGCTCGCTGATCTCGGACACCGAGATCGCCCGCCGCTCCCAGGCCGAGGCCGATCGGATCCTCGCCGAGGCCCGCAAGGAGGCCGAGGAGGTCCGTGCCGAGGCCGACGACTACGTCGACTCCAAGCTCGCCAACTTCGAGGTCGTCCTCACCAAGACCCTCGGTTCGGTCGGCCGGGGCAGGGAGAAGCTGCTTGGTACCGGCCCCGGCCTGGACGAGGAGGGCTACGAGGACGAAGACGCACCCGAGCGCAGCCACGACCCGGAGACCCTGCGCCGTGACGCCGACGCCTACGTCGACACCAAGCTCGGCGCCTTCGAGGCGGTCCTCGCCAAGACCCTGGAAGCCGTCGGACGCGGGCGGCAGAAGCTGCACGGCCGGATCGCCACCGACGACCTCGGTGCCCTCGCCGACGACACCACGACCTTCCAGCACTCCAGCGACGCCGACTACCTCGCCGACCTCGCCGGGCTCACGGACACCTCGTCCGGGCAGCCGGTCCAGCGGGAGCCGGAGCCGTCAGCGGAGCCGTCGTACGAGCCGCAGCCAGCCTATGGTTATCAGCAGCAGCCGGACCCCTACGCGGGCTTCCCGCAGCAGTCCGCCTACGACACCCAGCAGGACCCGTACGGCTACCAGCAGGCCGATCCCTACGCCTACCAGGGCTACGACCAGCAGCCCGGCTACGATCCCCAGCAGGTCCATCAGCAGCAGGCCCCGCAGCAGCCCCAGCAGGGTTACGCTCTCGACGAGACCAGCCTCTTCGACACCGGCATGATCAGTGCGGAGCAGTTGAGGGCGTACGAACAGGGCCGGGGCCTGTAG
- a CDS encoding YceD family protein, with the protein MASNARLDHRNPLVIDTHELGRRPGALQRLTREIDAPRDLGIQGVIGVPEGAPVELELRLESVMEGVLVTGTARAQAEGECVRCLEPVGLELEADFQEMFSYPDADDRGRVIAEPGDDAEDDEGRLFIEDGLIDLEPLLRDAVVLALPMQPVCREDCPGLCSECGARLADDPDHHHDAVDIRWAALQGLADSTTDGEKDEMSGDAPRSARAAEKQEK; encoded by the coding sequence ATGGCTTCCAACGCCCGCCTCGACCACCGCAATCCCCTCGTGATCGATACTCACGAGCTGGGACGGCGTCCTGGTGCGCTGCAGCGCCTGACCCGCGAGATCGACGCTCCCCGAGATCTCGGTATCCAGGGAGTCATCGGAGTGCCGGAAGGTGCCCCGGTGGAGCTCGAACTCCGGCTTGAGTCGGTCATGGAAGGGGTGCTCGTCACAGGCACCGCCCGTGCACAGGCCGAAGGGGAGTGCGTAAGGTGTCTGGAGCCGGTCGGGCTGGAGCTCGAAGCGGACTTCCAGGAGATGTTCTCGTACCCTGACGCCGACGACCGGGGCCGTGTGATTGCGGAGCCGGGCGACGACGCCGAGGACGACGAGGGCAGGCTCTTCATCGAGGACGGTCTGATCGACCTCGAACCTCTGCTGCGCGATGCGGTGGTGCTCGCACTGCCGATGCAGCCGGTGTGCCGGGAAGACTGCCCGGGTCTGTGCTCCGAGTGCGGAGCGCGGCTCGCGGACGACCCGGACCACCACCACGACGCCGTCGACATCCGTTGGGCGGCTTTGCAGGGACTCGCCGATTCGACGACGGACGGCGAGAAGGACGAGATGAGCGGCGACGCGCCCCGATCAGCACGCGCCGCCGAGAAGCAGGAGAAGTAG
- the rpmF gene encoding 50S ribosomal protein L32: protein MAVPKRKMSRSNTRHRRSQWKAAVPTLVACERCHEPKQQHIACPSCGTYNKRQVLEV, encoded by the coding sequence GTGGCTGTTCCGAAGCGGAAGATGTCGCGCAGCAACACGCGCCACCGCCGGTCGCAGTGGAAGGCTGCGGTCCCCACCCTGGTTGCGTGCGAGCGCTGCCACGAGCCCAAGCAGCAGCACATTGCGTGCCCGTCTTGCGGCACCTACAACAAGCGCCAGGTCCTCGAAGTCTGA
- the rnc gene encoding ribonuclease III gives MRGTVSSPKKAEDANVSAPAKKKLGNQASSHTLLEGRLGYRVESALLVRALTHRSYAYENGGLPTNERLEFLGDSVLGLVVTDTLYRTHPDLPEGQLAKLRAAVVNSRALAQVGRGLDLGSFIRLGRGEEGTGGRDKASILADTLEAVIGAVYLDQGLDAASELVHRLFDPLIEKSSSLGAGLDWKTSLQELTAIEGLGVPEYLVTETGPDHEKTFTAAARVGGVSYGTGTGRSKKEAEQQAAESAWRSIRAAADERAKAAEAVKQGESSSTTT, from the coding sequence GTGAGAGGCACTGTGTCCAGTCCCAAGAAGGCGGAAGACGCCAACGTGAGCGCACCCGCCAAGAAGAAATTGGGCAACCAGGCCTCGTCCCACACGCTTCTGGAAGGGCGGCTCGGCTACCGCGTCGAGTCCGCCCTTCTGGTGCGTGCGCTGACCCACCGTTCCTACGCATACGAGAACGGCGGTCTGCCGACGAACGAGCGGCTGGAGTTCCTCGGGGACTCCGTCCTCGGCCTCGTCGTCACGGACACGCTGTACCGCACCCACCCCGACCTGCCCGAGGGCCAGCTGGCCAAGCTGCGGGCCGCGGTGGTCAACTCGCGTGCGTTGGCACAGGTCGGCCGTGGCCTCGACCTGGGCTCCTTCATCCGGCTGGGCCGTGGTGAAGAGGGCACGGGCGGCCGGGACAAGGCGTCCATCCTCGCCGACACCCTGGAAGCGGTGATCGGCGCGGTCTATCTCGACCAGGGCCTCGACGCGGCGTCCGAGCTGGTGCACCGGCTCTTCGACCCGCTGATCGAGAAGTCCTCCAGCCTCGGCGCGGGCCTGGACTGGAAGACGTCCCTGCAGGAGCTGACCGCGATCGAGGGGCTCGGCGTACCCGAGTACCTGGTCACGGAGACCGGCCCCGACCACGAGAAGACCTTCACTGCTGCCGCCCGCGTCGGAGGCGTCTCGTACGGCACCGGCACCGGCCGCAGCAAGAAGGAGGCGGAGCAGCAGGCCGCCGAGTCCGCCTGGCGGTCCATCCGGGCGGCGGCGGACGAGCGTGCCAAGGCGGCCGAGGCCGTCAAGCAAGGTGAGTCTTCGTCCACCACCACCTGA
- the mutM gene encoding bifunctional DNA-formamidopyrimidine glycosylase/DNA-(apurinic or apyrimidinic site) lyase, translated as MPELPEVEVVRRGLERWVAHRAVAEVEVLHPRAVRRHVAGADDFAHRLKGRHIGTPHRRGKYLWLPLEETDQSVLAHLGMSGQLLVQPHEAPDERHLRIRIRFADGLGTELRFVDQRTFGGLSLHDNTPDGLPDVIAHIARDPLDPLFDEEAFHQALRRKRTTIKRALLDQSLISGVGNIYADEALWRARIHYERPTASFTRPVTAELLGQVRDVMNEALAVGGTSFDSLYVNVNGESGYFDRSLDAYGREGLPCKRCGTSVRRRPWMNRSSYFCPKCQRPPRARTAAGPTGPR; from the coding sequence ATGCCCGAGTTGCCCGAGGTCGAGGTCGTCCGGCGCGGTCTGGAGCGGTGGGTCGCTCATCGCGCCGTCGCCGAGGTCGAGGTGCTGCACCCGCGTGCCGTACGACGGCATGTCGCGGGCGCCGACGACTTCGCGCACCGGCTCAAGGGCCGGCACATCGGGACGCCCCACCGGCGCGGCAAGTATCTGTGGTTGCCGCTGGAGGAGACGGATCAGTCCGTCCTGGCGCACCTGGGGATGAGCGGCCAGCTGCTGGTACAGCCGCACGAGGCACCGGACGAGCGGCATCTGCGCATCAGGATCCGGTTCGCCGACGGGCTCGGCACGGAACTCCGCTTCGTCGACCAGCGGACCTTCGGCGGGCTGTCGTTGCACGACAACACCCCTGACGGCCTGCCCGACGTCATCGCGCACATCGCGCGTGATCCGCTCGACCCGCTGTTCGACGAGGAGGCCTTCCACCAGGCCCTGCGCCGCAAGCGCACGACCATCAAACGGGCTCTGCTGGACCAGTCGTTGATCAGCGGAGTGGGCAACATCTACGCGGACGAGGCGCTGTGGCGCGCCCGCATCCACTACGAGCGTCCGACGGCGAGCTTCACCCGCCCGGTCACGGCTGAACTCCTGGGTCAGGTACGGGATGTGATGAACGAGGCCCTCGCCGTCGGAGGCACCAGTTTCGACAGCCTGTATGTCAACGTCAACGGTGAGTCCGGCTACTTCGACCGTTCCCTGGACGCGTACGGCCGCGAGGGTCTGCCCTGCAAACGGTGCGGTACGTCCGTGCGCCGCCGCCCCTGGATGAACCGCTCCAGCTACTTCTGCCCGAAGTGCCAGCGACCGCCGCGAGCCCGGACGGCGGCCGGACCGACCGGACCGCGCTGA